DNA from Deinococcus arcticus:
TGGCGCAGCGCCGCCAGGGCCGCTGGGTCCTGACGCAGGTTCCGTTCGGTGTACGCGGCCCCGCAGCGGGTGAGCAGCCGGGCGATGGCGTGGCAGTCCGGGCAGTTGGGGACGGTGTAGAGGGTGATGGGCGCCTTTGTGACCGTCATGCGGGCACCGCAGCGTCCGTGAGGGGAGCGGGACTGGTCGGGGCCTCCTGGGCTTTCCAGCGCAGCAGGCGCAGGGCGTTGGCGGTGACCAGGGCGGTGGCGCCCGTATCGGCCAGAATGGCCATCCAGAGGTTGGTGTAGCCGAGCAGGGTGGTGACGAGGAAGATGGCCTTGAGCCCGAGGGCGAAGGCGATATTGACCTTGATGTTGCCCATGGTGGCGCGCGACAGGGCGACCAGGTCAGCCACACCCGAGACCCGCTCGCGCAAGAGGGCCGCGTCGGCGGTTTCCAGGGCCACGTCGGTG
Protein-coding regions in this window:
- a CDS encoding glutaredoxin family protein translates to MTVTKAPITLYTVPNCPDCHAIARLLTRCGAAYTERNLRQDPAALAALRQVTDVRVAPVTVVGDQVFFGTVDQQRPGLLAALKGTG